A single Cryomorphaceae bacterium DNA region contains:
- a CDS encoding T9SS type A sorting domain-containing protein — protein MKVMKQPLVCALLLVLYSSALAQIPTGIPLVSTPQLFGKPGCHISVAQNTWAIGYSYHSAPLVHGGPSNLAPSGTVRVFEWNGFDLVPKGGAIDSVLVGQHRNLSHILVDENTLGVSRRTPSGLQVVVYDYQGSEWVERPVPVPGATVWHMADANTVVVAEPSHPQFPATFTTVYEWDGTQWNTKGNPVNPNHSHSMFGSRVFMPSANRLAIAANGFDGRRGKVFVFYWTGNDWHPRGLPMEGDAPGDRFGSDLWMPDDNTIAIGAMGHDAGGANQGAVRVFDWNGQVWMQRGSDVVGGLLTSQAGWGFQMPDDYTLVVRSDSAVQVYQYNGWDWQPAGIPVLPNTSNQDIWSAAMSNQMLALGSASADTGTFQLYDYANLISVSEAHQPKIELYPNPAHQTLRVDVPFPQNFIIVDALGHEVYSSSESSATKHSVQIDVSQWAAGTYFLRFEKHRVSKRFQIVN, from the coding sequence ATGAAGGTCATGAAACAACCATTGGTCTGCGCCCTTTTGCTGGTTCTTTACTCGAGCGCTTTAGCTCAAATACCCACTGGGATTCCCTTGGTCTCTACGCCGCAGTTGTTCGGCAAGCCGGGGTGCCACATCAGTGTAGCTCAAAATACCTGGGCCATCGGGTATTCCTATCACAGTGCACCCCTTGTACACGGAGGTCCGTCCAACTTGGCGCCGAGTGGGACGGTCCGTGTCTTTGAGTGGAACGGGTTTGACCTTGTGCCCAAAGGCGGTGCCATTGACTCCGTACTCGTCGGGCAGCATCGGAATCTCAGCCACATTCTAGTGGACGAGAATACCCTAGGCGTATCGCGCCGAACTCCTTCAGGACTTCAGGTCGTCGTTTATGACTACCAAGGATCGGAATGGGTCGAGCGCCCCGTTCCAGTCCCTGGAGCCACTGTTTGGCACATGGCCGATGCCAACACGGTAGTCGTGGCCGAACCTTCCCACCCGCAATTTCCGGCCACGTTCACCACCGTTTACGAATGGGATGGGACTCAGTGGAACACGAAGGGCAATCCGGTGAACCCAAACCACAGCCATTCGATGTTCGGTTCCCGCGTCTTCATGCCCAGCGCAAATCGATTGGCCATTGCCGCAAATGGTTTTGACGGACGTAGAGGAAAGGTCTTTGTGTTTTATTGGACCGGAAATGACTGGCATCCTCGTGGTTTGCCCATGGAGGGCGATGCACCGGGCGACCGATTCGGGAGCGATCTCTGGATGCCCGATGACAATACCATTGCCATTGGTGCCATGGGGCATGATGCCGGAGGCGCCAATCAAGGCGCTGTCCGGGTCTTTGACTGGAATGGTCAAGTTTGGATGCAAAGGGGTTCTGACGTCGTTGGTGGCCTGTTGACGAGTCAAGCTGGATGGGGTTTTCAAATGCCCGATGACTATACACTTGTTGTGCGCAGCGACTCCGCGGTCCAGGTGTATCAATACAACGGATGGGATTGGCAGCCTGCCGGAATCCCGGTACTTCCGAACACCTCAAACCAAGATATTTGGTCGGCGGCTATGAGTAACCAGATGTTGGCTCTTGGCAGCGCCTCCGCGGATACCGGTACTTTTCAATTGTACGATTACGCCAACCTTATTTCGGTGTCCGAAGCGCATCAGCCCAAAATCGAGCTTTACCCTAATCCGGCGCATCAGACCTTACGGGTCGATGTTCCCTTTCCTCAAAACTTCATCATCGTGGATGCACTCGGTCACGAGGTGTATTCATCTTCCGAATCTTCCGCAACGAAACATTCTGTACAGATCGATGTGTCCCAATGGGCCGCGGGAACCTACTTTCTGCGGTTTGAAAAACACAGGGTGTCCAAGCGTTTCCAGATAGTGAACTAG